Below is a window of Humulus lupulus chromosome 2, drHumLupu1.1, whole genome shotgun sequence DNA.
atgagaaaaatatgaagcattatgtGCATCGTGATTTTATCTGTGAGAAAAAAATTTCCTTCTCTGCCCATAGAGTGTTTGGGGTCATTAAGAATATTGAGGATCGAGGGAGGTTAGGTTCTTTAACTGGGTTTAATGGTTTTGTTCCTCGGGTTATTCAAGAATTCTATGCTAATCTtaatgatgatctgtttgatagcAAGTCTTTTATGTTTGGTCAAGTTTATGTTCGGGGCCATTGGTATTTGTGTAGTGCTGTTTAAATTGCCAAGGTTCTCAATATACCTTCTGCTGTTATCAATGATGTTGTCGAGTTCAACAAGGATAAGGTTTTATCTGAGTTGGTGGGACAGAATATGGTTTGGGAACAACACTCGGTTCTCAAGGTGACCGATCTTACTCATTACTATGCCATGCTTCACAAATTTTCCATCACCAACTGGATTCCCACCACGCATACCTCTACCATTACCTTTGACCCAGCCTTCTTTCTGTTCAAAGTCAGAACTGGTCTCCAAGTTGACCTTGCTACTCTTATTTTTTATCAGATCACTGCCTTAGGAAACACCaaaaagaaaggccaatatttggTGTTTCCTCATTTGATCTACAAGTTGCTTGATTCTCAAAAGTCTCTCCGGTTGGAATATGAAATCGTGACACCTCCCACTGCCGGTGtagattacaaactcaagaagGATTCCTCATCTGTCGAGACAACTAAAGGGATTGCTCTCAAGACTGGCAATGTTGATTCTGTCATTACTGAACTCGCTGGTGTCAAGGCCACTCTGGAATCTGTTCAGTCAGAAGTTCTCGGTCTCAAGAATTGTCTCTCAACCATGATGTCTCCATTTGTTGCGGGTCCTTCCAAATGAGGCCATCTGTTCCTACCTTTGTTTTGATTTCCTCTTTTTTTGGtttaaataagttgtaaaagaacaCCTTTTAGTGTCTTATCATTTGGTTTCTTTTGTTTGTGTTgttactcctttggcttattgctagacaacaagggggagtaaGAAGGTTTATTTATGTTGAACAAGTTTATTTATGTTGATTTATTTTGTCTTGGGTTTTCATGTTTGTGATATTTGTTACAATTGAAGCGTATTTCGCCGGGGGAGTAATTACATTATTATTTGCTCTAACCTGGTTTTTCTTTGCATGATCtttcaaaataaactcttaaaatatttttgtctatcaagttgccaaagggggagattgtaaaatcctttattggctaactttaatttagacaaaatattttaaagttattaaggaaaatCAGTAGAATATCCATATTGATTCACGATTTAATTATCAAAATGATTCAGCTGATTTTCTAGTGTGAAAATATCCTTTAAGTgtgaatacatttttttttaccttatttatcacatATCAACATTATttagtaaaaatatatatttcaattatcttgagattattttcagggattatgtttaTTCTAGAATAAAGAATGTGtcaaaaatgaacatggtcaaaagaaatgaccatgtttgTTCTGCCAGATAAAGCTGATTacattgctgactcatcagtttccttttctgtcgacacagaattcatctggttggttgatttcctaaatcaaaggaatttgcaatttgatttcaaagatatcagaaaatgatggccttggacgattttcttgcctataaatatcttgccaaggcctttggaatttttatctcttccattttgaatatttgtaaacattgtgTTATTTTGGAGAGTGTTTTTATTtatagagattaagtttgttcaccttaatctttgtaagagtgttgagtgtacttgtggatatctatctag
It encodes the following:
- the LOC133814752 gene encoding uncharacterized protein LOC133814752, with amino-acid sequence MVKTRGSGSRSVKDLKDGSLTASPSLTKKKARKSTLSQPSLIVGTTTMSKAVVIPDLESPKAPSGPPSTAASLASVPGSSKKVSSPVGSTPLSKFQTKVKKIPPPCSSSETDPSEAFLPSDDDPLEYDASLDDDVASEAESDPSEDPPVSPKGKKAVKIPDIRTKSPVVPKATSGLSFKAHSLNFRFNDNEKNMKHYVHRDFICEKKISFSAHRVFGVIKNIEDRGRLGSLTGFNGFVPRVIQEFYANLNDDLFDSKSFMFGQVLNIPSAVINDVVEFNKDKVLSELVGQNMVWEQHSVLKVTDLTHYYAMLHKFSITNWIPTTHTSTITFDPAFFLFKVRTGLQVDLATLIFYQITALGNTKKKGQYLVFPHLIYKLLDSQKSLRLEYEIVTPPTAGVDYKLKKDSSSVETTKGIALKTGNVDSVITELAGVKATLESVQSEVLGLKNCLSTMMSPFVAGPSK